Proteins encoded together in one Salvelinus namaycush isolate Seneca chromosome 26, SaNama_1.0, whole genome shotgun sequence window:
- the LOC120021257 gene encoding nucleus accumbens-associated protein 2-like: MSQLLHLEIPNFGSTVLGSLNEQRLLGQYCDVSILVKGQAFKAHRAVLAASSLYFRDLFSSSSKSQFELPSSVTPACFQLILSFCYTGKLTMAASEQLVVMYTAGYLQIQHIVERGMDLMFKANSPHCDSQTAAMEEQQPGSEPQSPSNNTLAGSGTSILGPPGWSPSLVQPTRRIKLEGCDPLPSLSHHKKGSSSSELGGRLSKGSSLFYTGAGGTTIFPGMQPYPVAGGERSSPGASSLPTTDSPTSYQNEDEEFEEEPYDGITEEAYSQIYGRSANPYGIQEKPEMAAMPLSLESRSCVLIRRDLVALPASLVSQIGYRCHPKLYTEGDPGEKLELVGGTSVFMTRGQLMNCHLCAGIKHKVLLRRLLATFFDRNTLANSCGTGIRSSTSDPSRKPLDSRVLNAVKLYCQNFAPNFKESEMNVIAADMCTNARRVRKRWLPKIKSMLPDGMEVYRASVGVAAGVGLGLAMGAAGPGVVLPFETDFKSLTPSSLSLDQRLYSEQKDPRRTHSLLDTVSPGLGEPGGEGVDADIVGPQAGEEEQEEEEEEAGLEGALMPGGEAGGRGDMAPGQEGKELGEDLRMNGQ, encoded by the exons ATGTCCCAGCTGCTCCACTTGGAGATCCCCAACTTCGGCAGCACGGTGCTGGGCTCCCTCAATGAGCAGCGCCTGCTCGGTCAGTACTGCGATGTCTCCATCCTGGTTAAAGGCCAGGCCTTCAAGGCCCACCGGGCTGTACTAGCCGCCAGCAGCCTCTACTTCCGAGACCTGTTCAGCAGCTCGTCCAAGAGCCAGTTCGAGCTGCCCTCGTCGGTGACTCCCGCCTGCTTCCAGCTGATATTATCCTTCTGCTACACAGGAAAGCTGACCATGGCAGCCAGCGAGCAGCTGGTGGTGATGTACACCGCCGGGTATCTTCAGATCCAACATATTGTGGAGCGGGGCATGGACCTGATGTTTAAGGCCAACTCGCCCCACTGTGACTCTCAGACGGCAGCCATGGAGGAGCAGCAACCAGGCTCAGAGCCCCAGAGCCCCAGTAACAACACACTGGCCGGGTCAGGGACGTCCATCCTGGGGCCACCGGGCTGGTCCCCCTCCCTGGTGCAGCCCACGCGGAGGATCAAACTGGAGGGGTGCGATCCGTTGCCCAGCCTGAGTCATCATAAGAAAGGGTCCTCTTCATCTGAGCTGGGAGGGCGGCTCTCCAAGGGAAGCTCATTGTTCTACACGGGGGCGGGGGGAACCACCATCTTCCCGGGGATGCAGCCCTATCCagtggcagggggagagaggtccAGTCCTGGGGCCTCCAGCCTGCCTACCACAGACAGCCCAACCTCCTACCAGAATGAGGATGAGGAGTTTGAGGAAGAGCCTTACGACGGGATCACAGAAGAGGCCTACAGTCAGATCTATGGGCGCTCAGCCAACCCATATGGAA TTCAGGAAAAGCCAGAGATGGCAGCCATGCCCCTGTCCCTGGAGAGCCGCTCCTGTGTGCTGATCCGTAGGGACCTGGTGGCCCTGCCCGCCAGCCTCGTCAGCCAGATCGGCTACCGCTGCCACCCCAAGCTCTACACCGAAGGAGACCCGGGGGAGAAACTGGAGCTGGTGGGAG GTACATCTGTGTTTATGACACGGGGCCAGCTGATGAACTGTCACCTGTGTGCTGGCATCAAACACAAAGTCCTACTGCGTCGCCTGCTCGCCACCTTCTTCGACAG GAACACCCTGGCTAACAGTTGTGGGACTGGCATCCGCTCTTCTACCAGTGACCCCAGTAGGAAACCTCTGGATAGCCGTGTGCTCAACGCTGTCAAAC tctactGTCAGAACTTTGCACCCAACTTCAAAGAGAGTGAGATGAACGTGATTGCCGCAGACATGTGCACCAATGCGCGGCGCGTCCGCAAACGCTGGCTACCCAAGATCAAGTCCATGCTGCCTGATGGTATGGAGGTCTACCGGGCCAGTGTGGGGGTGGCCGCTGGTGTGGGCCTGGGCCTGGCCATGGGAGCCGCCGGACCCGGGGTGGTGCTCCCCTTCGAAACCGATTTTAAATCCCTGACCCCCTCTAGCCTGTCCCTAGACCAGAGGCTGTACTCGGAGCAGAAGGACCCACGCAGGACTCACTCTCTGTTGGACACAGTCAGCCCAGGGTTGGGGGAGCCTGGAGGGGAGGGCGTGGACGCAGATATTGTCGGTCCTCAGgcaggggaggaggaacaggaggaagaagaggaggaggctgGGTTGGAGGGGGCCTTGATGCCGGGAGGCGAGGCCGGGGGGCGGGGTGACATGGCCCCAGGACAGGAAGGGAAGGAGTTAGGAGAGGACCTGAGAATGAACGGGCAGTGA